A genome region from Haliotis asinina isolate JCU_RB_2024 chromosome 11, JCU_Hal_asi_v2, whole genome shotgun sequence includes the following:
- the LOC137256605 gene encoding retinol dehydrogenase 16-like, translating to MVWMYVVAAVVVFLLLKELMRLPTVGKYGERYVFITGCDTGFGNLLAKRLDSLGFNVFAACFSERGADKLREVSSARLKTLSLDVTKPDSIVKARATVEKQLPSDKGLWAVVNNAGVTGKLGQSEWMTRQDYEQCNSINLYGVIDVTRIFLPLVRKGQGRIVNVSSVIGRIAAAFAPYVVSKYGVEGFTDCLRREVLKQGVTVHLLEPGYFRTNMLNPDSMKTSFENSFKQTDPDVQRYYGTEFVRKVLPIFDKVACEAASPKTHLVVDAYIHAITARFPCSRYLVGNDCKYYFRLLWNMPEWISDRILSANYEVPEAAHWRRQY from the exons ATGGTGTGGATGTACGTTGTAGCTGCGGTCGTAGTTTTTCTTCTCCTGAAAGAGCTGATGAGACTTCCAACTGTCGGCAAATATGGGGAACGTTACGTGTTCATCACCGGTTGCGACACGGGCTTTGGGAACCTACTGGCAAAACGACTGGACTCCCTCGGCTTCAACGTGTTTGCAGCGTGTTTCTCCGAAAGAGGAGCAGACAAACTGAGGGAAGTGTCATCTGCCCGACTGAAGACGTTGTCCTTGGATGTGACTAAACCGGACAGCATTGTGAAGGCGCGTGCAACAGTAGAAAAACAACTTCCGTCAGATAAAG GGCTGTGGGCCGTCGTCAACAATGCTGGTGTAACTGGGAAGCTTGGCCAATCGGAATGGATGACAAGGCAAGACTATGAGCAGTGTAACTCGATCAATCTGTATGGCGTGATTGACGTTACAAGAATATTTCTGCCACTTGTGCGCAAAGGTCAGGGTCGCATAGTCAATGTCTCCAGTGTGATCGGAAGGATTGCTGCAGCCTTTGCACCGTATGTTGTGTCCAAATATGGCGTCGAAGGATTTACAGATTGTCTCAG acGTGAAGTTTTAAAGCAGGGTGTGACTGTCCATTTACTGGAACCTGGTTACTTCAGAACAAACATGTTGAACCCCGATTCTATGAAAACATCCTTTGAGAACAGTTTTAAACAGACGGATCCGGATGTCCAGCGGTATTACGGAACAGAATTCGTTCGGAAAG TGCTTCCGATATTTGACAAAGTCGCATGTGAGGCTGCATCCCCCAAGACGCACCTGGTTGTGGACGCTTACATACACGCCATAACCGCCAGGTTCCCCTGCAGTCGCTACCTGGTGGGAAACGACTGCAAGTACTACTTTAGATTGCTGTGGAATATGCCTGAGTGGATCTCGGACCGGATACTCTCTGCTAACTATGAAGTGCCAGAAGCAGCTCACTGGCGACGTCAATACTGA
- the LOC137256609 gene encoding succinate--hydroxymethylglutarate CoA-transferase-like has protein sequence MMAGSQCGRVGHVVSACSVRLLHRYSGGRCSLVTRKCLSTSSEQSERRSPLEGIRILDLTRVLAGPYCSMLFADLGADVIKVERPGAGDDTRSWGPPFKGTESAYFLSVNRNKKSIAVDLKKPRGVEIVKQLAGSCDVLIENYLPGKLGEMGLGYDDMKVLVPRLVYCSISGYGQTGPYRSRAGYDAIASGVGGLMNITGPRDGDPCRVGVAMTDLSTGLYAFGATMVALLHRQQTGCGQHIDCNLLSTQVASLVNIASNYLNAGMEAKRHGTGHESIVPYQAFKTKDGGYMLVGAGNDKQFQLLCKRMDLPELLEDERFQQNKARVANRDILLPLLANRFETKTSSQWMQVLEGSGIPYGPVNNMQEVFSDPQVVHNGMIQEVQHPTAGTVRLPGPAVRYSLSQTVVPRPPPTLGQHTQEVLQGILGYSDMQLKQLIEAGVVQ, from the exons ATGATGGCCGGGTCACAGTGCGGTAGGGTTGGTCATGTCGTTAGTGCATGCAGCGTTCGGTTACTGCATCGATACAGCGGAGGCAGATGTAGTTTGG TTACAAGGAAGTGTCTATCAACTTCATCAGAGCAGTCGGAACGAAGAAGTCCCCTGGAAGGAATACGAATTCTAGATCTTACCAG GGTTCTGGCAGGTccgtactgttccatgttgtttGCCGACCTTGGAGCAGATGTGATCAAAGTTGAACGGCCAG GTGCAGGGGATGATACTAGGAGCTGGGGACCTCCCTTTAAGGGCACAGAAAGTGCATACTTCCTTTCTGTTAACAGAAACAAAAAG AGTATCGCAGTAGACTTGAAGAAACCGAGAGGTGTTGAGATTGTCAAGCAGTTAGCCGGTTCCTGCGATGTGCTCATTGAGAATTACCTGCCAGGAAAGCTTGGGGAAATGGGTCTTGGGTATGATGACATGAAAGTTCTCGTCCCTCGGCTGGTATACTGCTCAATCTCAG GATATGGCCAGACAGGACCATACAGATCCCGTGCTGGCTACGACGCCATCGCTTCAGGTGTAGGAGGTCTGATGAATATCACAGGACCACGTGACGGGGACCCTTGCAGGGTGGGCGTGGCAATGACGGACTTGTCAACAGGATTGTACGCATTTGGCGCCACCATGGTTGCACTGCTTCACCGTCAGCAGACTGGGTGTGGTCAGCACATCGACTGTAACCTTCTGTCTACACAG GTGGCCTCACTTGTGAACATTGCCTCCAACTATCTGAATGCTGGGATGGAGGCGAAACGGCATGGAACAGGACATGAGAGCATTGTACCGTACCAA GCATTCAAGACCAAAGACGGGGGATATATGTTGGTGGGAGCAGGAAACGACAAACAGTTTCAACTTCTGTGTAAG AGGATGGACTTACCAGAGTTGTTGGAAGATGAGAGGTTCCAACAAAACAAAGCGAGAGTGGCAAACAGAGACATATTACTGCCCTTGCTAGCAAACAG GTTTGAGACAAAGACCTCCTCACAGTGGATGCAGGTGCTCGAGGGGTCGGGAATACCGTATGGTCCTGTCAACAACATGCAGGAAGTCTTCTCCGATCCTCAG GTGGTCCACAATGGGATGATCCAGGAGGTTCAGCACCCTACAGCTGGAACAGTCAGACTTCCTG GACCAGCCGTGAGATACAGTTTGTCCCAGACTGTGGTGCCACGTCCCCCTCCAACCCTCGGACAACACACGCAGGAAGTGCTTCAGGGGATTCTGGGATATTCCGACATGCAGCTTAAGCAACTGATAGAAGCTGGTGTTGTACAATAG
- the LOC137255815 gene encoding uncharacterized protein produces the protein MGEWSNGLFGCFNDCGLCIITYFAPCYTAGKIAEKTGDSCCTYGCLSILGPIGIYTRAKTRGKLRESKGIEGGFCNDCIMHWICAICSLIQEAQEVDALDRAGQQQSMARQ, from the exons ATGGGCGAGTGGTCAAACGGTCTCTTCGGCTGCTTCAATGATTGCGGATTATGCATCATCACCTATTTTGCACCGTGCTACACCGCTGGGAAGATTGCAGAGAAAACTGGTGACAGCTGTTGCACCTATGGATGCTTAAGCATTTTAGGACCTATTGGTATCTACACTAGAGCCAAAACAAGGGGCAAGCTGAGAGAAAGCAAAGGAATCGAG GGCGGCTTCTGTAACGACTGCATCATGCACTGGATCTGTGCAATCTGCTCACTCATACAGGAAGCTCAG GAAGTAGACGCACTGGATCGTGCAGGCCAACAACAGTCGATGGCGCGACAGTAG